The DNA sequence ATCGTTCCGGTGTCGGTGGTGCCGGTGAACTGCACTGCGTCCGTGGACTGCGATGGGTCCGTGGACTGCGATGGCGGTCTGAAGAGAAAATCCTCCATCGCAACAACAACCCCCGCGAGTTCAGAAGGCGGATCGTGACGCAGCGACCGCATGATCTCTGCGATCCGATCAAGGTCGTCGACCCGCAGCGAGTACTGACCAGTTCTGTGGACGCCGTGGAGTTCGAACAGCTCGTCAAGGCGCTGGGCGAGTGTTCGGCTGGACCGGGCGAGATCGTCTGCCAGCACGCAGAGTGCCACGGCGGCGCTGATGCCGTCCTTGTCCCGGACGGCCTCCGGGTCCACACAGTGGCCGATGGCTTCTTCGTAGGCGTACACGAGTCCCTCGCCTGCACGGACCAGCCATTTGAAGCCTGTGAGGGTGGTCGCATGGCGTGCACCCGCGGCCGCGGCGATCTTGCTCAGCAGGCTGCCGGAGACGATCGTGCTGGCAACCAGCGGGCTGCTCCCGGTTCCGGCCACGGTGTTCCGGGAAGCGAGGATGTCGGCGCCGAGGAGCGCGCCCGTTTCATCGCCGGTCAACATCCGCCACGAGCCCTCGACCAGGGCCCCGACCGCGCAGCGATCAGCGTCCGGATCGAGAGCGATGGCCAGGTCGGCGTCGATGTCATCGGCGAGGTCCAGCAGGAGATCCGCAGCTCCGGGTTCTTCCGGGTTGGGGAAAGTCGCAGTCGGGAAGTCGGGGTCAGGGTGTTGTTGTTCGGGCACCACAACGACTTTCGTGAAACCGGCCCGACGCAGGGCTTCGACCGCGAGTTTGCCACCCACACCGTGCATGGCGGTCAACGCGACCTTGAGATCGCTGCGCCGCGTGCCGAAGCGCGACCCGAGGCGGGCCAGGTACCTCTCGGTGTTCGCGTCGGCGCGGGAGTCCGGGTCCACCGGGAGACGGGCGATCGAGCTTGCGGCGCCGGTGTGGCCGATGAGCTGCTCGATCTCGTTGTCGGCGGGCGGGACCAGTTGGGCGCCACCGTCGAGGTACACCTTGTAGCCGTTGTCGGCGGGTGGGTTGTGCGATGCGGTGATCTGGATCCCCGCGGCCGCGCCGAGATCGCGAACGGCGAAGGCGACCAGGGGCGTTGGGCCGGGATCGGGGAGCGCAACGACATCAAAACCCTGTGCGGCAAGCACTTCGGTTGTCGCGTGGAAGAACTGCTCGGATCCGTGCCGGGCATCGCGGCCGACCACAACCGCGGCGCCGCGATGGCCATGGTCGATGAGCCATTGCCCGACGCCTGCCGTCGCCTTCGTGACCACTGCGACATTCATCCCCATCGGTCCCGCGCGAACCGGGCCGCGCAGTCCTGCGGTGCCGAAATGCAATGTGTCCGAGAAGCGCTCGGCAATCGAATCGGAGTCGAGGGTCTGCAGTTCGCGGCTGGTGGCCGGGTCCGGGTCTGCGTCGATCCAGGCCTGCACCTTGTCGAGGTGGCTCATCTGACGATCAGATCTTCTCGATCACCTGGGCCAGGAGGTGACCCATCCGTGTCGCCGATGCACGGCCGACCTCGAGCACCTCCTCATGGTCGAGGGGCTCTCCGGTGATCCCTGCTGCGAGGTTGGTGACCAGAGAAATGCCGAGTACCTCGAGCTTTTCCGCTCGGGCCGCGATGGTCTCGTGAACGGTGGACATCCCGACAAGATCTGCACCGATGACCCGCAGCATGTTGATCTCGGCGGGTGTCTCGTAGTGCGGCCCGGGAAGCCCCGCGTAAACACCCTCGGCGAGAGAGGGATCGACGGATTGCGCGATCCCGCGGAGCCTCGGCGAATAGGCGTTGACCAGATCCACGAACTGCGCGCCGACCAGCGGCGAGCGGCCCGTGAGGTTGAGGTGATCGCTGATCAGAACCGGTTGACCGACGGTCATGTCGGAGCGCAGTCCACCGGCGGCGTTGGTGAGCACAAGGGTTCGGACACCGGCAGCCGCGGCGGTCCGGACGGCATGAACGACATTCGCGAGGGGATGGCCCTCGTAGGCGTGTGTTCTGCCGAGCAACACCAGAACCGATTTGCCGCCGATGTGCAACGAATGAACGGTGCCCGAATGACCTTCGGCGCTGGGAGGGGTGAAGCCGGGCAGCGTCGCCATCGGGATGCTGGTCTCTGCCGCGCCGAGCGCGTCGGCGGCCGGCGCCCACCCCGAGCCGAGGACCACCGCCACATCGTGGTTGTCGAGGCCGCTCTGCTGCGCGATGGCAGCAGCCGCGGTCTGAGCACTTGCCCTGGGATCGGTCGAGGGGTCCACATCTGCGCCGTCGATTGCCATGGGCTCAACCCTAAGGCGATATGGTCACCGCATGCCGTATGTGACCACCGCCGACGTCGTGCACACCCTTCACCTGGGCGCCGGCGAGACCGAGGCCAGCGAGGCCAATCCCGAGAACCGGTTCACCATGGACTGGCTGGACGCCGTCAACGGCCTGCTCGACGAGGTTGCTGCCGCCACTCCCGGTGCGCTGGTCATCACCGGTGCGGGCAAGTTCTTCTCGAACGGATTGGACGTGGACTACATCGGTGCCAACGCCGACAAACTCCCCGCGTACCTCGACCGCGTGCACGCTCTCTACGTACGAGTGCTCACTTTCCCGCAGCCCACGGTCGCAGCCATCAACGGCCACGCGTTCGGGGCCGGCGCGATGCTGGCACTGTGCGCCGACCACCGCATCATGCGCACCGAACGGGGGTTCTGGTCGCTACCCGAGGTGCTTCTCGGGATGCCGTTCACCGTGGGGATGGCGTCGCTGCTGCGGACCCGACTGCCCGATGCGACGGCCATCGAGGCCATGACCACCGGACGTCGGTACGGCGCACTCGATGCCGCGGAGGCAGGCATCGTCGAACAGACCGCTGCCATCGACGACCTGCTCACGGAGGCATCGGGTGTCGCGGCCGGACGTGCCACCGTGGCCGGGCCCACACTCGCCGTGATCAAGCAGGGACTTCGTGCGCCACTGTTGACCGACCTCGAGCGCCCCACCCCGGCATCGTTGATTGGCTAACTCCGTTCGGACCACGGTGGCCACGGGTGAGAGAATGGCCTGATGGCGGAGATCGAGAAACGAGCTGACCGTGCGGTGCGCGCGGTTGCCGGCGACCTCGTCGAGTTGTCCCATTCACTCCACGCCGAGCCCGAATTGGCGTTTGCCGAGCACCGCAGCGTGTCAAAGATCACCGATCTGCTCGACGATCACGGCTTCATCGTCGACGTCGGTGTGGCCGATCTGCCCACAGCCTTCACGGCCACTTACGGCTCAGGGGACCTCGTTGTCGGGCTGTGTGCCGAGTACGACGCGCTGCCCGGAATCGGCCATGCGTGCGGTCACAACGTGATCGCGGCCGCTGCGGTGGGAGCCGCGCGCGGCCTCGCCGAGATCGCGGACGAGCTCGGCATCACCGTGCTGGTACTCGGTACTCCTGCCGAGGAGACCGGTGGCGGCAAGATCACCATGGCCGAGGCCGGTGTTTTCGACTCGGTGGCAATGGCTTTGATGGTCCATCCCGGGACTGCGGACGAAGTGGCCTGCAGCTCATTGGCATTGGCGGATCTTGCGATCCGCTACACGGGTGTCGAGTCGCATGCCTCTGCCGCGCCCGAACGTGGGCGCAACGCTGCGGATGCGGCCACGATCGCTCAGGTGTCCTTGGGGTTGCTGCGTCAGCACCTGCGTCGGGGACAGCAGCTGCACGGCATGATCAGTGTCGGGGGCAGCGCCCCGAACATCGTTGCCGGACACAGTGAGTTGTTGTATTACCTGCGTGCTCGAGACGAGGCGTCGCTGCTGGATCTGAGTGAGCGCGCCGAAGGTTGTTTCGCAGCCGGGGCCATCGCCACCGGTTGTACTCATGAGGTGTCCACCGTGTCGCCGACCTACCTCGAACTGAGGCACGACCCGCGCCTGCTCGGCGCGTACCGCGACGCGATCACCGATCTCGGTCGTGAGGTGCTGCCTCCTTCCGTCGAAGGTGTTCGGCCACTGGGTAGTACGGATATGGGCAACATCAGTCACATGCTGCCGTCGATTCACCCCCTGATCGGTATCGACAGCGATGGGGCCCGGACCCACGAGGTGGAGTTCGCCGCCGCGGCGGCGTCGGCATCGGCAGACCAGGCAGTGGTCGATGGGGCAATGGCGCTAACGCGCACCGCGGCAACGGCGGCGCTCGACGGCCGGTGGCGCGACGAGCTGCTGGAGGCGCATGAGAGACGGATCGGTCAGAGACCGCAGATGATGAGCAAATCGCAGATCGTGGGCAATCGATGATGAGTGTGTATTCGACATGAGTGGGCAGAGAGTGGATTCGGAACGTTTCCTCAAAGAGCTGGACAGCTGGCTGGCGCAGAACAGTGCGCAGCTGGTGGCGTGGCGTCGTGATTTCCACACCAACCCCGAACTGTCCCGGGGTGAATTGCGGACCACTCGAGTGGTGTTCGACGAGTTGACCAGCGCAGGTCTCTCGCCGCGCATCCTGCCTCAGGGAACCGGCGTCGTGTGCGATCTCGGGCGGCGGGCCCGCTGGTGGGGCTCCGCGCGGACATGGACGCCCTGCCCATCGCCGAACGCACCGGGCAACCGTTCGCCTCCACGGTGGAGGGGGTGTCCCATGCGTGTGGTCACGACGGGCACACCGCCATCCTGCTGGGCGTCGGTAAGGCGCTCGCCTCGATGGACGATCTGCCGATCGGAGTGCGGCTGGTGTTCCAGGCCGCCGAAGAGGTGATGCCCGGCGGTGCGGTGGATGCGGTCGCTGCCGGTGTCACCCGGGGCGTCAGCCAGTTCTTTGCCCTGCACTGCGACCCCAAGCTCGAAGTGGGCAAGGTCGGGTTGAGGCCAGGGGCCATCACGTCGGCGGCCGATCACGTCGAGCTGGTGTTGCATTCGCCGGGCGGGCACACCTCGCGCCCACACCTGACCGCTGACCTCGTCTATGCGATGGGAACCGTGATCACCGGCCTGCCGGGGGTGCTGTCGCGGCGTATCGACCCACGAACCAGCACGGTGATGGTGTGGGGGTCTGCGCATGCCGGCGACGCGCCGAACGCGATACCGCAGGAAGGCCGGTTGCGCGGCACCGTTCGCACCGGTGACCACGCGACGTGGGCGTTGCTGGAGCCGATGGTGCGCGAGATCATCTCGGGACTGCTCGCTCCGCTCAGCGTTCGGTACGACCTGGTCTACAAACGAGGTGTTCCCCCGGTGGTCAACGACCCGATGTCCACTGAAATGTTGCGGCAATCGGTGATGAACATCGGTCCCGAGGCATTGGCCGAGACCGCTCAATCCGGTGGCGGCGAGGACTTTTCGTGGTACCTGGAGAACGTTCCGGGCGCCATGGCCCGACTAGGGGTCTGGAGCGGGCACGGGCCGCAGACAGATCTGCACCAGCCGAACTTCGATCTCGACGAGCGGGCCCTGGCCATCGGCGTTCGGGCGCTGGCCGGAGTGGTACTTGCTGCCGGCCAGACCATGCGCTGACGTCGCCGGCTCCGGGCGTCTCTACTCGGGTCCTGGACCCACGTTCCGGGACTCGCGAAGTCGCAGCTGGTGAACGTAATCGCTTGGCGCGCCCGCAATTTCGGCGGCTTCGGCCATCACGCCCAGATAGCGGGCCGAGGGCAGTCCACCTTCGAAGGCGTCGAGGACGTACAGCCATGCCAACACGGGGCCGTCGGCGGTGTCGACACGTGCCCGGATCTTGCGATGTATGCCGAGTTCGGAGCCTTCCCAACGGTCGAGGCTGGACTCGTCGTCCTCGGTCACGTCGTAGAGCACCACGAACACGCGAGCGTCGGGGTCGTCGCGGTCTTCGGTGACTGTTGCCAGCGCGCCTTCCCAGCCGATGTCGCCGCCGCCGAAGGTGAGCCGCCAGCCCGTCAGCCATCCGGTACCCGCCATCGGCGAGTGGGGAGCACGCTCCAGCATCTGCTCGGGGTGCATGTTCGAGCCGTATGCGGCGTAGATGGGCACGGGGAGGAGCCTAGATGGTCATCCGCCCATCGGGAAAGCAGGACTGCAGATCGACTAGATTCGTTACGTGGCAGCCCGCCGCTCGGGGCACCCGACATCTCCAGGGAGTTGAGCTGAATTGACCAAGATCGTGATCATCGGCGGCGGACCCGCCGGCTACGAGTCGGCGCTTGCCGCTGCCAGCTACGGGGCCGACATCACTGTGGTCGACAGCGACGGCATCGGTGGTGCCTGCGTGCTCTGGGACTGTGTTCCGTCGAAGACCTTCATCGCGTCCGCCGGCATCCGCACCGAGGTCCGCCGGGCCGTCGACCTGGGCATCAACCTTCGTTACGACGGCGCACTCGTGTCGCTGCCGCAGATCCACCAGCGGGTGCGTGACCTCGCATTCGCGCAGTCGTCCGACATCCGGTCGCGGCTGCTGACCGAGGGCGTCCGGATCATCGCAGGGCGCGCGAAGCTCGGAGAGCAGGAGTCGGGACGAGGCCGGCACCGCGTGATCGCGACAACGATCAACCCGGACGGATCCGACGGCGCCGAGGAAGTCCTGGACGCGGATGTGGTGTTGATCGCAACCGGCGCGTCGCCGCGGGTGCTGCCCGACGCGCAGCCCGACGGCGAGCGCATTCTCACATGGCGCCAGATGTACGACCTGAACGAATTCCCGGAGCACCTCGTGGTGGTCGGTTCGGGTGTCACCGGTGCCGAGTTCGTCCACGCCTATACCGAGCTGGGCGTTCCCGTCACGATGGTGTCCAGCCGCGACCGGGTGTTGCCCGGCGAAGACGAAGACGCTGCTCTTGTGCTCGAGGACGTGTTGGCCGAGCGCGGCGTGAAGCTGGTCAAGCACGCGCGCGCCGACAAGGTCGAACGCACGGCTGACGGGATCAAGGTGATCTTGTCCGACGGCCGGACGGTGGAGGGGTCGCACTGCTTGATGACGGTGGGCTCGGTGCCCAACACCGACCACCTCGGCCTCGAGGCCGTCGGAATCGAACTCGCCAAAGGCGGCTACCTCCAGGTGGACCGGGTATCGCGGACCGGTGTGCCTGGGATCTACGCGGCCGGCGACTGCACGGGTCTGTTGCCGCTGGCGTCCGTTGCCGCCATGCAGGGCCGTATCGCGATGTACCACGCACTCGGTGAGGGCGTCACGCCCATCAAGCTCAAGACCGTCGCCTCGGCCATCTTCACACGCCCGGAGATCGCGACCGTCGGGGTGAGCCAGCAGGCGATCGACTCGGGGGAGTACCCCGCTCGCACCGTGATGCTGCCGTTGGCCACCAACCCGCGCGCGAAGATGAGCGGGTTGCGGCGCGGATTCGTGAAGATCTTCTGCCGCCCGCGACGGGTGTGGTGATCGGTGGCGTGGTGGTGGCTCCGAATGCGTCGGAGTTGATCTTGCCGATTGCGCTTGCGGTGCAGAACAAGCTGATGGTCAGTGACCTCGCGGCCACGTTCTCGGTGTACCCGTCGTTGTCCGGATCGGTCACCGAGGCGGCGCGCCAGTTGGTTCGTCACGACGATCTCGACTAGCCAGTTCTCACTGGTTGAGAAACCAGTTTCACATTTCGGTCACGCCCGCTAACGTTCGGTGTGGGCGCTGACCTGACGTGCCCTGATCGGTGACCACACTCATCACCTTCTGTCCTCGTAGTCTTCAGAATGTGTTGGAGTGAATCGAATGGTTGTCCTCAGTCCCCGGTACGAAGCGTCGCACGCACTCGCCAACGTGCGTGGGTCGGCCATCCGTGACCTGCTCAAGCTCACCGAACAGCCGAACGTGCTGAGCATGGCAGGCGGGCTTCCGGCAACGGAACTCATTCCCGCGCAACGGATCGCGGAATCGGCCGCCCGGATCATCGCCGACTCGACCGCTCTGCAGTACACCGTGAGCGCCGGTGTGTCGTCGTGTCGCGAGGTTGTCGCCGAATACACCGGCACCGACGACCCTGGGCGGGTGTTGCTGACGCACGGGTCGCAACAGGCACTGTTCTTGCTGGCGCACGCGCTGGTCAATCCAGGTGATCTGATCATCGTGGACGACCCTGTCTACGTGGGAGCTCTCCAGGTGTTCCAGTCGGTGCGGGCGCGGGTTCGCGCCTTGCCCATCACACCGAGTGGAATCGATGTCGACTTGCTCAGGGAGTGGCTGGAAGAGGGGGAGCGACCGCGAATGGTCCACACTGTCAGTAACTTCCACAATCCTGGTGGTGTGAGCGCGTCTGAGGAGAATCGCGTCGAGCTGGCCCGTTTGGCCGACGAATTCGGGTTCGTGGTGGTGGAAGATGATCCCTACGGCAAACTTCGCTTCTCGGGCGCAGAGGTGAGACCGATTGCTGCTCATAGTGATCGGGTGGTCCTGCTCGGTACTGCGTCCAAAGTTCTCGCGCCTGCACTGCGGGTGGGATGGATGAGCGGCCCGCCCGAACTGGTCGCATTGGTGGAGCGACTACGCCAGGGGGCTGATCTGTGTGGGTCTACCTTCAGCCAGTTGATGGTCGCAGATCTGCTGGCCGACCGAGAGTGGTTCTCCGGGCACATCGCTGATGTTTGCTCCGAGTATTCCTCTCGGGCAACTGCTTTGACCGAATCGCTGCAGCGGATGTTTGGCGAGGCGGCTCAGTTCACGGCTCCTGAGGGGGGCATGTTCTGCTGGGTTCGACTGCCGGGCATCGATACGACGGAGTTGCTACCTGCTGCGGTAGATGCCGGTATGGCGTTCGTTCCCGGCGCTGCGTTTGCTGTGGACGCCGACTTCAGGGACTGTCTCAGACTGAGTTTCGCCACACTCCCTCCTGATCAACTGGCCGAAGGGGTGCGGCGGTTGGCGGTCGCGTATGAGTCGATTCGATCGGTCCAGTAGTCGAACGCATGTTCGACAAAATCGAGTTTCGCTGATAGAATTGCCCTAAGCGTTCGACAGGCTGGGGGGCTTTTCGATGAGTGATTCGGTGACGGTGGATCCACCGTCGGTTCCGGTGTTGGTGGGGTTGTATCGCGATCTTGATGCGGTGCTGCAGCGGATTGCTGGTGCGTCAGCAGCTGATGTTGACGATGTGCAGGTTGCTGAGTTGGTGCGGGTGAACGAGAGAGTTGTTCGGGCACTGACCTTTCAAGGCCTCAAGCGGTTGCAGGAGGTGAACGACCGCGGCTTGTTCCGTAAGGCTGGTCATTCCACGTTGCACCGGTTTGTGATGAGTGAGCTGCGGGTCTCTCGTGGTGATGCCTCCTCGCGATTGAAAGCACTTGATGCTGCTGGTGTGTTGTTGTCGATGCAGGGCGAGGCGTTGCCCCCGAAATGTCCGGCCGCGGCGGAAGCGTTGGCCGAGGGTGCGATTGGGTTGGCGCATATGGATGTGATGCTCAAGGTCCGCGACCGCATTCCGCACAAGTCAGCGCCGGAAGTGTATGACGTGGTCGATACGTGGCTGACCGATAACGCCCGCACGTCGACTCCGACTGAGCTCGAAGTGTGTGGGCGGGAAGTGTTGGCCCGGGTTGATCCGGACGGATCGCTCACCGATGACGCCGACCGCAAACGCAACCGGGGTTTATCCGACGGTCCCCAAGGGTTGGACATGATGGCCAAAATTACCGGCAACCTCGACCCGGCAACGTTGGCCCTGTTTCGGACCGTGATGGACGTGTGGGCAGCACCCGGGATGAACAACCCTGATGACCCGAACTCACCCACCGGCGCCGCAGACGACCCGGCCATGGATCCAGCGATCATCGAGGCCGCGGCCGGCCGCGACACCCGTTCCCGCGCCCAACGTCAACACGACGCATTCAAAGCGATCTTGAAGACCATCCTCGAGTACAAACTGCTCGGCACCTCCCACCGTGGCCTGCCCATGCAGGTCATCATCACCATGACCAAACAACAGCTTGATGAGGCCGCCGGGATTGCCCACACCGCCTCAGGTGTTGACCTACCGGTCAAGGACGCTCTCGAACTCGCCGCCCGCTCGGATTGGTCGTTGGCAGTGTTCGCCAACCACTCCGCGGACGTGCTCTACTTCGCTCGGGCCAAACGCACTGCCCAGCAAGGCCAACGGATGGCGTTGTTCGCCAAAGACCGAGGCTGCACCAGCCCAGGCTGCCGCAACCCGATCTCCTGGACCGAAATTCATCACACCACCGCCTGGGTCGACGGCGGACACACCGACATCGACGAACTGGCCCCGGCGTGCATCCCGCATCACGCAATGATCGGGCCCGGCGAGGACCAGTGGCAGACGGTGATGGTCACCGACGGTCCCGACGCCGGCCGAGTCGCGTGGATCCCACCCACATACATCGACCCCGACCAACAACCACGCATCAACAGGGCTCACCACACCGACCACACCATCGAAGAGGCATGGCAGCGAATCATCGCCGAACGCCAAGCAACTCTCGACGAACGCGAACAACGCATGCAGATACAGCAACACAACCTGGCCGAGTCGATGGTAAGCCCAGATCTAGACGTCGCTGACGCGGGTGACTGCGAGAACCCGGCCGACCTACCAGAGCACTAGCGGCGACCAGCTTTGGTTACGACGGGTCGCGGCTGCGCTGGATGTCGCCCGGTCGTTGGTGTGTGTACCCGTGCGGGTCGCGCGAGAAGATGGGCGGCGGCCGTTCGTTGGCCAGGGATTCGACTACCTGGCTACGCCAAAACGGGAACAAGCAGCCGAACACGGCGGTGCAGCCACCTAACCGCGGACGGATCGGACGGAACCAGCGAGGACCGGTTAACGTCTAACCCCGAGCGAGGGGTCTAACGGGGGAGTGATCTGTGACAGACGAAGTGAAGTTCACCGATGCGCAGTGGGATGAGCTGGCAAGAGCCGCTGACGCATTTGCAACTGTGCTTGACCAAGAGGGTGGCCGATTAAGGGACGTGCTCGCCACAAACTGGGCGGGCTCTTGCAGTGAGGGCGTCGGCATTGTCGAGAACTTGAGGTTGCTTCTATATGGCGAAGGGCCTAGTTCCTTCAAAGGTGCAATTAATTCTGAAACCCTCTACTTAAGGCAGCTGGCGGTGCAATGTCGAGGCGCTGGGACCGAACTCGCAGTTAGTGACAGTGACGCAGAACAGCGCTTTCGCAATGCGACGTAGGCCCATAGCGTCAATCGCCCTGGTGTTGCTGCTTGCTGGATGCAGCCTAGATGTTCTTCCCGGGGACGTTGTGCACAGTGATGCGGTCGATGGGTGATTTGCCGTCGATGCCTGTGTGTGGTCTGTGGTGATTGTATTCATGGACCCAGTGTTGGTAGGTCGCGGCGCGGGCTTCGTCGGAGAGGTAGGTGTGGGCGTAGGCCCATTCTTGGTTGAGTGTTCGGTTGAATCGTTCAACCTTACCGTTGGTTTGCGGCCGGTATGGGCGGGTCCGTTTGTGCTTGATGGTCTCGCCGAGTGCTTGAGCGAATAGCGTTGAGCGGTAACAGGATCCGTTGTCGGTGAGTACTCGTTTGACGGTGATGTTGTGAAGGTTGAAGTAGGCGTTGGCGCGGATCCAAAACGCTGAGGCGGTCTCCTTCTTTTCGTCGCCGAGGATCTCTGAGTAGGCCAGCCGGGAGTGGTCGTCGACGGCGTGGTGGATGAATGCGTAGCCCAGGCCCTGTCGTTTGTTGTTGCGCTTGCCTTCTTGGCGTCCGAGTTTGCGGTGTCCGCCGCCGTGGGGAATCTTGCCCAGCTTTTTGATGTCGACGTGGATCAGGTCGCCCGGGGCGTCGTGCTCGTATCGGCGCGGTGTCGGTCGGCGGACCGCCAGGCCGGTGTTCTGGTCCAGATTCCGCAACAAGGGCATCGTGAAGCGTCGTAGGACCGCGCCGACGGTGCTGCGGGGCAGGTGCAGGTGGTAGGCGATGCGGTGCGGTCCCCAGCGGCGTGTGAAGCGCAGGTTGATGATTCGCCGTTCAGTCTTGCTCGGGGTACGTCCAGGGCTGTGGTGCGGGCGGCTGGAGCGGTCGACCATCGCCTTCTCGCCACCGACCCGGTACCGATCGGCCCACTTCTTGGCGGTGGTGGGCGAGCACTGAAACCGTTCGGCAGCTCGCCGGATCGTCCAACCGTCTACGACGATAGTTGTTGCGAGTTTCAATCTGCCCTTCGGAGCGAGCAAGGCATTAGCGTGGGACATGAGGACCTCTTGGTAGTCGCTGTAGTTGTGGTAACCACACCGATACCGGAGGTCCTCACCTATTTACTGGTGCCACACCGTTCACAACGTCCCTGGTCATTACACCTAGACGACAAAACTACGGACGCAGTCGCCGCTTCAGAGGTTCTGTCATCAAAGGTGGCTTCGACGAAGTCGACAATAGTGACCACGGAAAGCGTTGCAAAGCCCATTCCGCTGCCGTTCGAAAACCCCTTTCCGGATCGGTGGAACGATTACAACAACGGCTCGCCCTACGAACCTTGTGTCTCATTCTCGGATGAAGAGCTTGAACGATTCCATATTGATCCGACGGTTATCGAAGATGCTGCAATCGTGAACGGCCAAGGCATCCGTGGCTGTAGTTGGTTCATGCCCAACCGGTTCTCGTTAAGTAATCTGGTGACCAATTCTCGGTCGTTATCCGAGTATCGCGCGGGAACCGTTGAAAATGTGTGGAAGCCAGACATTGTGATAAATGGTCGAACCGTTGGGTTGTTCGAGGCAAATCACGAACGGAGCATAGCTTGCTCGACATACGTCCAGTCATTTTCTGCGGCTGTAGTTACTAACGTTGTCACGTCGACATCTGATGAAGGTCAGAAAATTGACGCTTGCAAGCTCGTCGAAGACTTCACGCGCGCATACATCGACAAGATCCCTGGCTAAAGCCCGCAAGGGAGTATGAGTGCGGACATGACTTTGGAGTTCAAGTCAGCGAGGCGCCTGGGGGCGGGCACTGGTGGGTAAGCGGCACTACTAGGCAAACGGCACTGACTAGGCATATAGCACTGACTAGGTGAATCGGGGGAGTTCATGGCGCCTAAGCCAATTGGGCAGACGGACTGGTTCGGGCACGCGATCGACGAGATACGGTCGGTGTGCGCCAGCATGGCGCCGAGTTCGGCGGAAGCAGACGCTGAAGCGATCAGGTTGATCGCGGCGAGGATCAGGGCAGCGTCGGACACCTACTACGCCACGCTGGGACGGCTGTACCCGGAAGGGGAGTTCCACGGTGAGTCGGTCACCGGCTCGCGGCACGCGACGATGGATGCGATTCGCCATATGGACGACTCCGCATCGGTGGGAATGCAGATAGCGGACCAGATCTCGGCCATCTCAAAAATCCTGTCGCAGACTCAGGGCAGCGTCGCAGACCTCGATGCCCAGTACAGCGGCAACGCTGCGAGTGTCGCCCGGCAGGTACT is a window from the Williamsia sp. DF01-3 genome containing:
- a CDS encoding HNH endonuclease signature motif containing protein, which produces MSDSVTVDPPSVPVLVGLYRDLDAVLQRIAGASAADVDDVQVAELVRVNERVVRALTFQGLKRLQEVNDRGLFRKAGHSTLHRFVMSELRVSRGDASSRLKALDAAGVLLSMQGEALPPKCPAAAEALAEGAIGLAHMDVMLKVRDRIPHKSAPEVYDVVDTWLTDNARTSTPTELEVCGREVLARVDPDGSLTDDADRKRNRGLSDGPQGLDMMAKITGNLDPATLALFRTVMDVWAAPGMNNPDDPNSPTGAADDPAMDPAIIEAAAGRDTRSRAQRQHDAFKAILKTILEYKLLGTSHRGLPMQVIITMTKQQLDEAAGIAHTASGVDLPVKDALELAARSDWSLAVFANHSADVLYFARAKRTAQQGQRMALFAKDRGCTSPGCRNPISWTEIHHTTAWVDGGHTDIDELAPACIPHHAMIGPGEDQWQTVMVTDGPDAGRVAWIPPTYIDPDQQPRINRAHHTDHTIEEAWQRIIAERQATLDEREQRMQIQQHNLAESMVSPDLDVADAGDCENPADLPEH
- a CDS encoding IS481 family transposase; the encoded protein is MSHANALLAPKGRLKLATTIVVDGWTIRRAAERFQCSPTTAKKWADRYRVGGEKAMVDRSSRPHHSPGRTPSKTERRIINLRFTRRWGPHRIAYHLHLPRSTVGAVLRRFTMPLLRNLDQNTGLAVRRPTPRRYEHDAPGDLIHVDIKKLGKIPHGGGHRKLGRQEGKRNNKRQGLGYAFIHHAVDDHSRLAYSEILGDEKKETASAFWIRANAYFNLHNITVKRVLTDNGSCYRSTLFAQALGETIKHKRTRPYRPQTNGKVERFNRTLNQEWAYAHTYLSDEARAATYQHWVHEYNHHRPHTGIDGKSPIDRITVHNVPGKNI
- a CDS encoding DUF3558 family protein, which codes for MTTESVAKPIPLPFENPFPDRWNDYNNGSPYEPCVSFSDEELERFHIDPTVIEDAAIVNGQGIRGCSWFMPNRFSLSNLVTNSRSLSEYRAGTVENVWKPDIVINGRTVGLFEANHERSIACSTYVQSFSAAVVTNVVTSTSDEGQKIDACKLVEDFTRAYIDKIPG